A genomic segment from Fundulus heteroclitus isolate FHET01 chromosome 6, MU-UCD_Fhet_4.1, whole genome shotgun sequence encodes:
- the crema gene encoding cAMP-responsive element modulator isoform X2 codes for MAVTGDETESAATGDIPAYQLRSPNSGLAQSIVMAASPSSMQSPSSQHAEEITRKREVRLMKNREAARECRRKKKEYVKCLENRVAVLENQNKTLIEELKALKDIYCHKAE; via the exons CTGCCACGGGAGACATCCCCGCCTACCAGCTGCGTTCGCCCAACTCGGGCCTGGCTCAGAGCATCGTGATGGCCGCGTCTCCCAGCAGCATGCAGAGCCCGTCGTCGCAGCACGCCGAGGAGATCACCCGCAAGAGGGAGGTCCGGCTGATGAAAAACAG GGAGGCAGCGCGAGAGTGTCGCAGGAAAAAGAAGGAGTACGTCAAATGTCTGGAAAACCGCGTAGCCGTGCTGGAGAACCAAAACAAGACACTGATCGAAGAGCTGAAAGCACTGAAGGACATTTACTGCCACAAAGCCGAGTAG